DNA sequence from the Candidatus Sulfuricurvum sp. RIFRC-1 genome:
TTTGTGCTGCGGGTAAAGTCACGATTTTGGGCGACCGCTTGGATAGTCTCTTCAAGACGCGCGATAGAATGAGTAATATTTTGGATGATAAAATAAAAAATAATCATCATAACAGAGGCACTGATCGCGATGATGGTTTCCATAAGCATTGCGTTCGAATCGAGAGTATCGAGATTTTTTTGCTGCATGGATTGTACCAAATCGCTCTCTTCTTTGACAATTCCTTCATAGCTGGAAGCCGATTCTTTCGTAATTCGTTGAAGATTTTTCCCCTCTTGTGTTGCTAAGAAGTCAAGACTGTGTATTTCATTTTCATTTTCGCTAATGATAGTGATACGAGGTTCATTGAGCTTAACCCACTCTGCATGATGAGAGGCGATGTTTGACAAACGCTCTTGATTTTCTTTTGAACGGGTTATATCTTTTAGTTTCTGAACGGCTTCAGCCAACTTGCTATTACGTTCGTTGTAACGATTTAGGAAATCTTCACTGTAGAGGAGTTGGTAGCCACGGAGCTCCATCATCGCACCATTGGTATACGCACGAATGTCTCCGAGAAGAACCATTCTTTCGGCAGTTTTTTGGGCGTCTTTGTTATTAGAGTAGGCAAGATAGCCCAATGTGGCATAGGTAATGAAACTAAGTGCCATTAAGGCGGCCAGTTTTCCTTTGATGGTGGATAGATTGAACATAAGCAGCCTCCGTGCTGTAAGAATAAAAAATTATAGCATTAAATAGGTATGAAAACCTCATTAATATCTTATTCGTGTAAGCGCAAGGTTGTTGTTTGTGTGTCCAGCGGCCTGTCATAGAGATAACCTTGCGCCAGTGTACAACCATTTTGGAGGAGAAAGTTCTCTTGTTCAGCCGTTTCAACCCCTTCGGCAATAACATCGAGCTTGAGATTCCGGGCTAAGCCGATGATGGTTTTTGTAATCGCCATATCATCTTCATCCTCAGGAATATCATGTATGAAACTCTGATCGATTTTTAGTTTATCGATGGGAAGTCGTTTGAGATAAGAGAGGGAGGAATATCCGGTTCCAAAATCATCGACCGATATCTCTAATCCTAATGCTTTAAACTCACCCAAAATTTCGATCGCTTCTTGCGGATTACGCATAATTTGGGATTCCGTTACCTCGATTGCAATACACTGATACGGGCAATGGTAAAATTCCAAGATGGACCAAACCTCTTTGGCAATGTTTCGATTGGCGAGTGTTTTGGCGGAGAAGTTGACAGCGGTTTTTGGGGCGCATATCCCTTCGTTTTGCCATAGGATATGTTGCTTTACAACATTTTCCAAAACCATAAAATCAAGCTCTTGAATCAAGCCCATCTCTTCACACAAAGGGATAAAACTAGCAGGCGAGACCACTCCCAAAGTTGGATGAATCCATCGTACCAGAGCTTCCATACCGACCCACTTATGGCTGAGTAGATCAACTTGCGGTTGATAATAGACTGCAAATTGATTCTCTTTGAGGGCTATGCGTAACGAATTTTCCATCATAACTCGCTCAACAGCTTTGTCCCCCATCTCATTGGCATAAAATCGGTAGGTATTTCTCCCCTCATTTTTGGCTCGGTACATCGCGGTATCGGCATTTTTAAGGAGGAGTTCGGTTGAGATACCATCATCAGGAGAGAGGGCGATACCGATGCTGAGCGTTGTGTATAAAATATGTCCTTGGACGGAGAAGGGTTCTTTGAAAGCGTGGATTAATTTCTCTACGATGTCGGTAAGGTTTTCGATTTGATTCAGCGAATCGATAAGGATATTAAACTCATCTCCCCCCATACGGGCTATGGTATCGCATTCCCGTAAAATCGATTGAAGCCGAAGGGCTACTTGAATCAGGAGTTTGTCACCCATTGGGTGTCCCAATGAATCATTGATCTGTTTAAAGTGGTCGAGATCGATAAAAAGTACCGCTATTTTTTCATGATGGCGCTGATTCTTTTTTAGGGCCATTTGGAGGCGATCATTAAATAAAATACGGTTAGGCAGCCCGGTCAGTGAATCGTGTGTTGCAAGATGAAGCAGCTTGTTTTGGGTTTCATTGAGTTCTGTAATATCGGTATCAAAAATAACCACAGCGGGTCGTCCGAGATAGCTTAATCTATGTACGCTTGCCTGCACGGGGTAAATGGTTCCATTTTTTCGTTTATGATAAGAGATGTTACTGAGTACAGGGCTGATCGTGTTGAGATATTGCCGAAACGTTTCGATTTGCTCCTGCGTCAGTTCGGGATTGATATCGCTGATAGAGAGTTGCTGGAGATCTTCCAGCGTATACCCCAGTGCTTTTAATGCCCCGTCATTAGCATAGAGGTATTTGAGAGTTTCGGCATCGGCGATATAAACCTCCATCGTAGCATGTTGGACGATGGTGGCGAGTTCCTTTTTGTGGTTTTCGAGCTCGACTTGATGGGTGATATCGGTTCGAAATCCCGCAACGATAAGGGGGTCTCCGTTCGCATCAAAGAGAATCTTAGCGCGGTCGTATATCCAGAGCCAGTGACCGTTTTTATGACGAATTCGATAGCGTACGTGTGCGCTTTCAATTTTGTTCGCAATGGAGTTAAAGAGAATCCCTACGGCCTTTTCGACATCATCGAGATGAAGCATCGACTTCCATGCTTCGATGGAACTGTGATACTCATTTTCAGCGTAACCGATAATTTCAAGCCATCGTTTTGAGACATAGGTTGTTTTTTTTTGGATATTGTATTCCCAAATGCCGTCTTCGGAAGAGCTGATGGCAAATTTCAGCCGTCGAAATTCTTCTAACTGCTCGTCGCTCATACAATCAAATGCCGGAATAAGAGTATTGCTGTCCAAGGTTCAACGCTCCTTTCAACAAAAAACATCGTAAGTAAATATGATAGCACATTTTTGAGGGATTTATTTTGAATGGTGATAAAAATATTCCAATGCTTTTTTTGAACTGACTTTATGGCTAACGATGGGGGGCGGATAGTTGTTGAGATCCAACAGGCTTAATGCCTCTTCATTATGGAGAATTTGAGGAGAAATGGCACCAAATTCCGGAACCCATCGGCGGATATAATCCCCTTTAATGTCAAATTTTGCAGCTTGGGCATAGGGATTGAAAATCCTAAAATAAGGTTGAGGATCAACCCCCGTACCCGCACTCCATTGCCAGGATAGTATATTGGAACTTGCATCGTAATCTATCAGATATTTTGCAAAAAAATGCTCACCCCATTGCCATGGCAACAAGAGATTTTTGGTAAAAAAAGATGCGGTAATCATCCGTACACGATTATGCATGCGGCCTGTCTGCAAAAGCTCTCTTATTCCTGCGTCAACAATCGGGACACCCGTTCGGGCTGTGCAAAAGGCTTCAAAGTAGTCTGTGTTTGGTATCCCTTTGAACGGATAGCGAAAATTACGTTCGCTGAGATGGGGAAAATGGACTAAAAGCATTGCGTAAAATTCTCGAAAGATGAGTTGTCTAAAAAACGGTTCGGTATCAATTCCTTCTTTTTTTTGTATGCTCATCCATCGTAGCAACGCACGAATGGAAATGGTTCCAAAACGTACGTCACTGCTCAAATCGGACGTTGTCTCTTGAACCATAAAATCGCGATTATTTGCATAATGTTCAAGTTTTGACGCAAACAATCCGAGTTTTGTCTCAGGAGAGCGTTCTTGCTGAGGGATTGGATTATGGGCAAATCCGATTGATTCGAGCTCTATAGGTGCTTTTGCGTACTCCATACACGTGATTTGATGGAGTGATTCATAATCAAATGAGTGAAGTTGTTGTTGTACCGGTAGATATTCATGCATATGAAAAGGGGTGAAGAGAATTTTGGCACGGTTATAAAATGGGGTGAAAACTTGATAGGGGGTTCCGTCATTTTTAACCACTTCATCACTGCGAAAGATATAGGTGTCATGCAGATAGTTAAACGGCAGTAAATGGGATATCTGCCGATCACGTTCGAGAGCATAGCGATCATAGTCGCCCGAAGCACATACTTCGTCATAGTGGTCATGTAAAAGAAGCCATTGAAACACTTCACTGGGTTTGCCATAAAAAATAGCTAAATCAAGCCCCATTTTTTTCAAAGAGGTTTTGAGATTGATGAGGGAGTGGTAAATAAATGAGATACGACGGTCATCTGCGTCAAGTGATGAGAGAATATTAGGATCAAAAATAAAGAGAGGAAGAACGTTTCCCTCTTGTGAAAGGAGGGGGTTGTCTTCCGTCCGTAAATCTCTGCGAAACCATAATATCCGTCTCATCGTTATTTTCCTGCGGTGAGATGAGACCGCAATGCTAGCGTTTTAGGATAGGGATTTAGAAAAGTTTGTCCCAAGAGATACTCGGTACGGTATTTTTGTGCATAGAGGGAGATAGTAGAGAGAGGGACGATCAGAGGGATAATTTTTTGAGCATAATCAGTGATCTGAGTATGAAGGGCCTCTTTTTCATCTTTCGTGAGTTCATTTTTGAAAAATCCGGCTAAATGTTCCAAAACATTACGTGTTTTTTTAATCGAGCTTTTTTTAGAAATAGCTGTTTTAAAACCCTCTTCATAGCGTTTCAAAAGGGCCTCGAAACTGATATTATCACGGTTGGCTACGATATTTCCAAGAAAGCGGTACAGCTTTTCGTCTTTGGCCTGAAGCATAAACTTATATTTCGTGTGAAATTGAACTAACTCTTTTATCGCAGAATCAGAGGCTTTAAACTGTTCAAACGCATCGAAGGCAAAAATCTGCATAATAAAATTTTCTCTCAACCATGCATCCTGAAGCCGTCCTTCCTCTTCCATTGGCAGGAGAGGATAGTGTTTTTTGCAAAGGGCTGTAAATACTCCATCTTCTTTCCCTTCGCAAAATCCATTGTCCAGATACATTTTGGCACTTGACATGCCGCAGCTTGGAGATTTGGATTTGAAAATAATTCCACATAGCGGTTGAAGCGAAATTTTTGCGAGTTCAGTATGGCTTGTTTGTAGAAGCGCTTCAGTGAGATCACTTCCGTCTTTGTTGGTTTGTATATGAGTTCCACCTTGTAAGCGTACCAGCCGTACAGAAGGTCGGGGTGTACCGAATGCCAAATGTTCAGGACAAAATGAGATAAACTCAGCAAATTGACTAAGCTCATCGGTAATAAAATATTCTTGTTTATGTCCACCGTCAAAACGGATTTTTTCCCCCACTAAACAAGCAGATACGGCAATTTTCATCACTCTTCCTCACGCTAAGTAGAATATTATAGAGTAATTAACTGTTGCTTTTTGCATAGCCTAATTGTATTGCTTCAAATGAGGTGCAATTAGTGTTCAGGAGGAGGAGGGGTATATTTGTTTCGTTGGTACTCTTTGGAGAGCTTCTGCAACTCAGAATCCATTGTTTTTTGCGGCACCTTATCAGGATGAATAGGGAGAATGAAAGCGAGGAGGATAAAGATGAGACTAAAAACGACACCGCTTAAAATAGCGAGCATTACTTTGAGCTTATCATCATTCATAATCATCCTCCCCTGCGCAGTAGATAGGATATTATAGCTTAAAAATTATGATAGCTTACCCGAAGAGACGAGATGGTTGACCAGGTTCATATTCTTCATGACACGATTGTAATAGGGAC
Encoded proteins:
- a CDS encoding GGDEF and EAL domain-containing protein, producing the protein MDSNTLIPAFDCMSDEQLEEFRRLKFAISSSEDGIWEYNIQKKTTYVSKRWLEIIGYAENEYHSSIEAWKSMLHLDDVEKAVGILFNSIANKIESAHVRYRIRHKNGHWLWIYDRAKILFDANGDPLIVAGFRTDITHQVELENHKKELATIVQHATMEVYIADAETLKYLYANDGALKALGYTLEDLQQLSISDINPELTQEQIETFRQYLNTISPVLSNISYHKRKNGTIYPVQASVHRLSYLGRPAVVIFDTDITELNETQNKLLHLATHDSLTGLPNRILFNDRLQMALKKNQRHHEKIAVLFIDLDHFKQINDSLGHPMGDKLLIQVALRLQSILRECDTIARMGGDEFNILIDSLNQIENLTDIVEKLIHAFKEPFSVQGHILYTTLSIGIALSPDDGISTELLLKNADTAMYRAKNEGRNTYRFYANEMGDKAVERVMMENSLRIALKENQFAVYYQPQVDLLSHKWVGMEALVRWIHPTLGVVSPASFIPLCEEMGLIQELDFMVLENVVKQHILWQNEGICAPKTAVNFSAKTLANRNIAKEVWSILEFYHCPYQCIAIEVTESQIMRNPQEAIEILGEFKALGLEISVDDFGTGYSSLSYLKRLPIDKLKIDQSFIHDIPEDEDDMAITKTIIGLARNLKLDVIAEGVETAEQENFLLQNGCTLAQGYLYDRPLDTQTTTLRLHE
- a CDS encoding deoxyribodipyrimidine photo-lyase, with amino-acid sequence MRRILWFRRDLRTEDNPLLSQEGNVLPLFIFDPNILSSLDADDRRISFIYHSLINLKTSLKKMGLDLAIFYGKPSEVFQWLLLHDHYDEVCASGDYDRYALERDRQISHLLPFNYLHDTYIFRSDEVVKNDGTPYQVFTPFYNRAKILFTPFHMHEYLPVQQQLHSFDYESLHQITCMEYAKAPIELESIGFAHNPIPQQERSPETKLGLFASKLEHYANNRDFMVQETTSDLSSDVRFGTISIRALLRWMSIQKKEGIDTEPFFRQLIFREFYAMLLVHFPHLSERNFRYPFKGIPNTDYFEAFCTARTGVPIVDAGIRELLQTGRMHNRVRMITASFFTKNLLLPWQWGEHFFAKYLIDYDASSNILSWQWSAGTGVDPQPYFRIFNPYAQAAKFDIKGDYIRRWVPEFGAISPQILHNEEALSLLDLNNYPPPIVSHKVSSKKALEYFYHHSK
- a CDS encoding DUF523 and DUF1722 domain-containing protein; this encodes MKIAVSACLVGEKIRFDGGHKQEYFITDELSQFAEFISFCPEHLAFGTPRPSVRLVRLQGGTHIQTNKDGSDLTEALLQTSHTELAKISLQPLCGIIFKSKSPSCGMSSAKMYLDNGFCEGKEDGVFTALCKKHYPLLPMEEEGRLQDAWLRENFIMQIFAFDAFEQFKASDSAIKELVQFHTKYKFMLQAKDEKLYRFLGNIVANRDNISFEALLKRYEEGFKTAISKKSSIKKTRNVLEHLAGFFKNELTKDEKEALHTQITDYAQKIIPLIVPLSTISLYAQKYRTEYLLGQTFLNPYPKTLALRSHLTAGK